A single genomic interval of Candidatus Binatia bacterium harbors:
- a CDS encoding type II secretion system protein, with the protein MLHNEKGFTLIELMIVVVIIGILAAIAIPNFVAMQDRAREGSVKANMHSFQLAIEDFAVKNSGIYPVAGDDAAVKANMPGGNYPVNPFSGAHDAWTWVAPAAAGIVGTSVVSTAGYNIQGYGKTALLTLNLTNG; encoded by the coding sequence ATGCTTCACAACGAGAAGGGCTTCACCCTGATCGAGCTGATGATCGTGGTCGTGATCATCGGGATTCTCGCGGCGATCGCCATTCCGAACTTCGTCGCCATGCAGGATCGCGCACGCGAAGGCAGCGTGAAGGCGAACATGCACAGCTTCCAGCTGGCGATCGAAGACTTCGCCGTGAAGAACAGCGGAATCTACCCGGTGGCCGGAGATGACGCCGCAGTGAAGGCGAACATGCCCGGCGGCAACTACCCGGTGAATCCGTTCTCGGGCGCGCACGACGCGTGGACGTGGGTGGCCCCGGCGGCAGCCGGCATCGTCGGCACCAGCGTGGTCTCCACGGCCGGCTACAACATCCAGGGCTACGGGAAGACGGCCCTGCTCACCCTGAACTTGACGAACGGTTGA